The nucleotide window GGGCACGTTCTTGAGGTTGAAGCCGCTGTCGTGTGGGAAGACGTAAACCACCGCGAACCCGCCGTCCGTGCGGCTGCGGAACACGAGCACCGGCACGTCGCGCCCTTGAACCGTCTCGTGACCGCGGTAGGTGAGCAGGTCGTAATCGAACGGCAGCGGGAGCCGGTCTGGCAACCTCTGCGCCGCCAGCCACCGTTCGGTGCTCTCTTGCTTGTTCGCGGAAAGCTCGCCGTTGCGCTCGACCAGATGCGACACGTCGAGGGCGGGCCGCGTGTTCGAGATGACCCCCGCACCGATACCGATCAGGAGCAGCGCCGCAGTGGCCATCGCGGCGTACTGGTACACCTTCCGACGAAGTACCTCGCCCCGCTTGCTCGCGGCGTGCGCGACGAGCTTGCCCCGCAGGCCCGCGGGGACCGGGACGTTCACCATCGCGCGCCCCACCGCGCGGTCGAATGAGGCGATCGCGCGGGCGTCCGCGGCGCACGCCGGGCAGGTCGCCAGGTGTTGGTCGAGCGGCGCCGTAACGTCCGCGCCGAGTTCGTCGGCCACTTGGCGCCGCATGCGGAGGTAAAATTGTGCGTCGCGGCAGTCCATCACGTCACCTTCTTCGGGCCGTCTCCTGAGAGGGCCGGTTGTTCCTGGTCGGCGCCGTCGGGCGGTGCCAGTCGCGACCGGAGGTACGCCTTCCCGCGGGCCAACCGCGACATCACCGTTCCGATCGGCAGTTCCATCTGATCGGCGATGTCGCGGTAGCTGAAGTCTTCAAAATAAAACAGAATGATCGGCGTTCGGAACGTTTCGTCCAGGTCGTTCAGCGCCTGCTGCAGTTTCGCCGGATCGATCTCGGGCATCTCGTCGGCCGAGCGCCCCGGCAGATCGCCGACCGCATCGAGCGGGACGACCCGGTGCCGCTTCTGGTCACGGACTTTGTGCAGGTACAGGTTCCGCAAAATTCGGAACAGCCAGGCCCTGGCGCGATCGAGTTCGCGTAGCTGCGGCAACCGGGCGAGTGCCTTACCGAACGTCTCTTGCGTGAGGTCTTCGGCGTCCGAAGACGACCCGCTGAGCCGGTAGGCGTACCGGTAGAGTGCCTCGT belongs to Gemmata obscuriglobus and includes:
- a CDS encoding RNA polymerase sigma factor, producing the protein MGSNGELHQLIDAHYEALYRYAYRLSGSSSDAEDLTQETFGKALARLPQLRELDRARAWLFRILRNLYLHKVRDQKRHRVVPLDAVGDLPGRSADEMPEIDPAKLQQALNDLDETFRTPIILFYFEDFSYRDIADQMELPIGTVMSRLARGKAYLRSRLAPPDGADQEQPALSGDGPKKVT